Proteins found in one Oncorhynchus mykiss isolate Arlee chromosome 17, USDA_OmykA_1.1, whole genome shotgun sequence genomic segment:
- the LOC110493663 gene encoding SEC14-like protein 1 isoform X2, with translation MVQKYQSPIRVYKQPFELVMEAYERRFPTCHLIPMFVDSEVLEETESEDGSIHQIQRRCKLDVDAPRLLKRIAGVDYVYFSQENTLNKRERTLHIESHNETFSNRVIIHELCSYSAHPENEDWTCFEQSASLDIKSFFGFESTVEKMAMKQYASSIKKGKEIIEFYLNQLEEEGISHVPRWTPSLDAPSSSSVTTKPVCATPKLLHLELPVTPAVSIPVSTDASDHEIATATNNDATQSDATSNDAASQPDNQTENQTGTPDDKLDADYIKRYLGDLTPLQESCLIRLRQWLQESHKGKTLTLTPSSPSSPPFQIPKDEHILRFLRARDFNMEKAREILCQSLTWRKQHQVDYLLETWTSPQVLSDYYTGGWHHHDKEGRPLYILRLGQMDTKGLVRALGEESLLRHVLSINEEGLRRCEENTKVFGRPISCWTCLVDLEGLNMRHLWRPGVKALLRIIEVVEANYPETLGRLLILRAPRVFPVLWTLVSPFIDENTRKKFLIYAGNDYQGPGGLLDYIDKEVIPDFLGGECMCEVPEGGLVPKSLYRTAEELENEDISLWTETIYQSASVFKGAPHEVVIEIIDASSVITWDFDVCKGDVVFHLYHSKRAPQTPRKDPLVGQHSSITTPGGNNVQLIDKSWTLGLDYSMVESPLICKEGESVQGSHVTRWPGFYILQWKFHTMPGSASTNLPRVDDVLASLQVSSHKCKVMYYTEVIGSEDFRGSMTSLESSHSGFSQLSHATSSSNHSQSSSMISR, from the exons GCCTACGAGAGGCGATTCCCCACGTGTCACCTGATTCCCATGTTTGTGGACAGCGAGGTGTTGGAGGAAACTGAGAGCGAGGACGGATCCATACACCAGATCCAGCGCCGCTGCAAACTGGACGTGGACGCCCCTCGTCTCCTCAAACGG ATTGCGGGGGTGGACTATGTGTACTTCAGCCAGGAGAACACtctgaacaagagagagaggacgCTCCACATCGAGTCCCACAACGAGACCTTTTCCAACAGAGTCATCATCCACGAACTCTGCAGCTACTCg gcCCATCCTGAGAATGAGGACTGGACGTGTTTCGAGCAGTCGGCCAGCCTGGACATCAAATCGTTCTTTGGCTTCGAGAGCACGGTGGAGAAGATGGCCATGAAGCAGTACGCCAGCAGTATCAAGAAG GGTAAGGAGATCATAGAGTTCTACCTAAACCAGCTAGAGGAAGAGGGGATAAGCCACGTGCCCCGCTGGACTCCCTCCCTGGatgctccctcctcctcctccgtcacCACCAAACCTGTCTGTGCCACCCCAAAGCTCCTCCACCTGGAGCTGCCTGTCACGCCCGCCGTCTCAATCCCTGTGTCCACTGATGCCAGTGACCATGAGATTGCCACTGCCACCAATAATGATGCCACCCAAAGTGATGCCACCAGCAACGATGCCGCTAGCCAACCTGACAACCAGACAGAGAACCAGACGGGCACACCTGATG acaaGTTGGATGCAGACTACATCAAGCGCTACTTGGGAGACCTGACGCCTCTGCAGGAGAGTTGTCTGATCAGACTACGACAGTGGCTGCAGGAGAGCCACAAGGGCAAG ACCCTtaccctcactccctcctctccctcctcgccACCTTTCCAGATCCCTAAGGACGAACACATCCTTCGTTTCCTGCGGGCCAGGGACTTTAACATGGAGAAGGCCAGGGAAATCCTGTGTCAGTCCTTAACATGGAGGAAACAGCACCAGGTGGACTATCTGTTAGAGACGTGGACCTCACCACAGGTCCTCAGTGACTACTACACTGGAGGGTGGCACCACCATGATAAAG AGGGTCGTCCTCTCTATATCCTGCGTCTGGGACAGATGGACACCAAGGGGCTGGTCCGAGCCCTGGGGGAGGAGTCTCTACTCAGACAC GTTCTATCCATAAACGAGGAGGGCCTAAGGCGCTGTGAGGAGAACACCAAAGTCTTCGGCCGACCAATCAG ttgttgGACGTGTCTGGTGGACCTCGAAGGGTTAAACATGCGCCACCTGTGGCGACCGGGGGTTAAGGCCCTTCTGAGAATCATTGAGGTGGTGGAGGCCAACTACCCAGAGACCCTGGGACGTCTGCTCATACTGAGGGCTCCTAGAGTCTTCCCTGTGCTCTGGACCCTG GTGAGCCCGTTCATCGACGAGAACACCCGTAAGAAGTTCCTGATCTACGCTGGAAATGACTACCAGGGCCCCGGCGGCCTGCTGGACTACATAGACAAGGAGGTCATCCCTGACTTCCTGGGAGGAGAGTGTATG TGTGAAGTCCCAGAGGGAGGCCTGGTGCCCAAGTCTCTGTACCGTACTGCAGAGGAGCTGGAGAACGAAGACATCAGCCTGTGGACAGAGACTATCTACCAGAGTGCCAGCGTCTTCAAGGGAGCGCCCCACGAG GTGGTGATCGAGATCATCGACGCCTCCTCCGTGATCACCTGGGACTTTGACGTGTGTAAGGGCGACGTGGTCTTCCACCTCTACCACTCCAAGCGCGCCCCCCAAACCCCCCGCAAGGACCCCCTAGTGGGGCAACACAGCAGCATCACCACCCCCGGGGGGAACAACGTCCAGCTCATAGACAAGTCCTGGACCTTAGGCCTGGACTACAGCATGGTGGAGTCACCACTCATCTGCAAGGAGGGGGAGAGCGTTCAG ggTTCCCACGTgaccaggtggcccgggttctaCATCCTGCAGTGGAAGTTCCACACCATGCCGGGCAGCGCCTCCACCAACCTGCCCCGCGTGGACGACGTCCTCGCCTCCCTGCAGGTCTCCTCACACAAGTGCAAAGTCATGTACTACACAGAGGTCATTGGCTCCGAGGACTtcag GGGCTCTATGACCAGTTTGGAGTCGAGTCACAGTGGTTTCTCCCAGCTCAGCCACGCTACCTCCTCCTCTAACCActcccagtccagctccatgatcTCCAGGTAG